The uncultured Roseibium sp. genome contains a region encoding:
- a CDS encoding DUF2336 domain-containing protein translates to MIIREFLNWVESAPDAPRADAAGALARAWLYSDLSEEDRRGAAAALTFLLDDPCPQVREAMARSLADHSDAPRHVILSLAEDVETVAEIVLKSSPVFTEVELVDALAQGSDRIQCAIAGRKGLQPVVAAALAEVGCARACQVMLENRSAEILKSSLIRIAERHEAVMPVSEALLNRPGLSLTLRHKLLSRFAERLESHPMFAEKVPDHLKEEFLADAADKVTLHLALEASDTEMPDFVEHLRSEALLTTKFLLRAVCCGRLRLFATALSLLGNVPPDRLRQLLISVRLPALQAVLRKAGLPLRSHQAFLLAIEIARSAEADFTRDMSLEQARTLTEALLSEIQDGALGADEDIAAFLRRFAVDVARLEARAFVKGRMQKALKAA, encoded by the coding sequence ATGATCATACGAGAGTTTCTGAATTGGGTTGAGAGTGCTCCGGACGCGCCCCGCGCGGACGCCGCTGGCGCGCTTGCCCGTGCCTGGCTTTATTCCGACCTGAGCGAGGAAGATCGCAGGGGGGCTGCTGCGGCCCTCACGTTTCTTCTGGACGATCCCTGTCCGCAGGTGAGGGAGGCTATGGCGCGAAGCCTGGCGGACCACAGCGATGCCCCGCGGCACGTTATTCTCAGCCTTGCCGAGGACGTCGAGACCGTGGCCGAGATTGTCCTCAAGTCCTCACCGGTCTTTACCGAGGTCGAACTCGTCGATGCCCTTGCGCAAGGGTCGGACCGGATCCAGTGCGCGATCGCCGGCAGGAAGGGGCTTCAGCCGGTCGTCGCGGCGGCCCTTGCCGAGGTCGGTTGTGCGCGGGCGTGCCAGGTGATGCTGGAAAACCGGTCGGCCGAAATTCTCAAGTCCAGCCTTATTCGCATTGCCGAGCGCCACGAAGCCGTCATGCCGGTGAGCGAGGCGCTCCTGAACCGGCCCGGCTTGTCCCTGACCTTGCGCCACAAGCTGCTGAGCCGGTTCGCGGAGCGGCTGGAGAGCCATCCCATGTTTGCCGAAAAAGTGCCGGATCACCTGAAAGAGGAGTTCCTGGCGGACGCGGCCGACAAGGTGACCCTGCACCTCGCGCTGGAAGCCTCCGACACGGAGATGCCGGACTTTGTGGAACACCTGCGGTCCGAGGCATTGCTGACGACGAAATTTCTGCTGCGGGCTGTCTGCTGCGGCCGGTTGCGCCTGTTTGCGACCGCGCTTTCGCTTCTGGGGAACGTGCCGCCGGACCGGCTGAGGCAGCTTCTGATCTCGGTCCGCCTGCCGGCGCTGCAAGCGGTCCTGCGCAAAGCGGGGCTACCGCTCCGGTCTCACCAGGCCTTTTTGCTGGCCATCGAGATTGCCCGCAGTGCCGAGGCGGATTTCACCCGGGACATGAGCCTGGAGCAGGCGCGCACGCTGACCGAAGCCCTGTTGTCGGAAATCCAGGATGGGGCGCTGGGAGCGGACGAGGATATTGCCGCGTTCCTGCGCCGGTTCGCCGTCGACGTGGCGCGGCTGGAAGCGAGGGCCTTCGTGAAAGGCCGGATGCAGAAAGCCCTGAAGGCCGCCTGA
- a CDS encoding sulfatase-like hydrolase/transferase: MRSRPNILLITVDQWRGDCLGTIGHPVVKTPNLDAFAEQATVFERHYATCAPCSPARASLYTGLYQMNHRVVWNGAPLDNRFDNIARAARRAGYVPTLFGYTDTTPDPRVHDPNDPALSTYEGVLPGFAVRQMLPEDDKPWLSWLASRGHDPATFRTIHHVAPEQGERISRNATAYSAEETQTAFLTDAFLSWLGEQEAEQPWFAHISYLRPHPPIAVPEPYNRMYDPEDGPDFLGAATPDEEASLHPLVKAALATQKLSSHIPGADGQVKDLTRNDFRRIRALYYGMISEVDAQIGRLLSGLSAADADKDTLVIFTSDHAEMMGDHWMLGKGGFFEQSYHIPLMIRAPGRASANRVTAFTSAADIFPTLVDLIGVEPGHAPDGASLRPFLDAQTPARWRKAAIFEFDYRNVAAVNAFLPEEADGRDRALLSMRGTEWQYVHFAELPPLLLKHDESGRALKDLSNDPEMLPILRDCLSDLLSLRMRHNDDTLARKPVWDYYS, encoded by the coding sequence ATGAGGTCCCGGCCGAACATCCTGCTGATCACTGTGGACCAGTGGCGCGGCGATTGCCTCGGCACGATCGGACATCCGGTGGTGAAGACACCGAACCTCGACGCCTTCGCCGAGCAGGCAACCGTGTTCGAACGCCACTACGCCACCTGCGCGCCGTGTTCCCCGGCCCGGGCTTCGCTCTACACCGGTCTCTACCAGATGAACCATCGGGTTGTCTGGAACGGCGCGCCGCTGGACAACCGCTTCGACAACATTGCCCGCGCCGCGCGCCGGGCCGGCTATGTTCCGACCCTGTTCGGCTACACAGACACCACGCCCGATCCGCGTGTCCACGATCCGAACGATCCGGCGCTATCGACATACGAAGGCGTGCTGCCCGGCTTTGCCGTGCGTCAGATGCTGCCGGAAGACGACAAGCCCTGGCTCTCCTGGCTTGCCTCCAGGGGCCACGATCCGGCGACCTTCCGGACGATCCACCACGTCGCGCCGGAACAAGGCGAGCGCATTTCCCGAAATGCGACCGCCTACAGCGCGGAGGAAACCCAGACCGCGTTCCTGACCGACGCTTTCCTGTCCTGGCTCGGCGAACAGGAGGCGGAACAGCCCTGGTTTGCCCATATCTCCTACCTGCGACCGCATCCGCCGATTGCGGTGCCGGAACCCTATAACCGGATGTATGATCCCGAAGACGGTCCGGACTTCCTGGGCGCTGCGACCCCAGACGAGGAAGCAAGCCTCCATCCACTGGTAAAGGCGGCACTCGCCACCCAGAAACTCTCCAGCCATATTCCAGGCGCGGACGGCCAGGTAAAGGACCTGACCCGCAACGACTTCCGTCGCATCCGAGCGCTTTATTACGGCATGATTTCGGAAGTCGACGCCCAGATTGGGCGCCTCCTTTCCGGCCTAAGCGCTGCCGATGCGGACAAGGACACACTGGTGATCTTCACCTCCGACCACGCGGAGATGATGGGCGACCACTGGATGCTCGGAAAAGGCGGCTTCTTCGAGCAGAGCTATCATATCCCGCTCATGATCCGCGCGCCGGGCAGGGCAAGCGCCAATCGGGTGACGGCCTTCACTTCTGCGGCCGATATCTTTCCGACCCTCGTCGACCTGATCGGCGTGGAACCGGGACACGCTCCCGACGGCGCCTCGCTGCGCCCGTTCCTCGATGCGCAGACGCCGGCCCGCTGGCGCAAGGCCGCAATCTTCGAATTCGACTATCGCAACGTCGCGGCCGTCAACGCGTTCCTGCCCGAAGAGGCAGATGGGCGCGATCGTGCGTTGTTGTCCATGCGCGGGACGGAATGGCAATACGTCCACTTCGCCGAATTGCCGCCTCTCCTCCTCAAGCACGACGAATCTGGAAGAGCGTTGAAGGACCTGTCCAACGATCCTGAGATGCTGCCGATCCTGCGGGATTGCCTGTCCGACCTCCTGTCCCTGCGCATGCGTCACAATGACGACACGCTGGCCCGGAAACCGGTGTGGGACTATTATTCCTGA
- a CDS encoding ABC transporter ATP-binding protein has protein sequence MLTVENLSISFRTDEGLITPVQGVSFSVEKGKTLGLVGESGSGKSISTKALMRLLPGSSTLSPETRIRYTAKDGREIKIDEIKPGARALRNLRGGEIGMIFQEPMASFSPVYTVGNQMIETIRLHRGVGKREARELAVEMLDKVGISNAPERIDQFPHELSGGMRQRAMIALALSAGPALLIADEPTTALDVTIQAQVLELMRDLQRDLGMAMIFITHDLGVIAQIADEVAVMYLGTIVERGPTRDVIRAPRHPYTQGLLKAIPSVDKLHDRLSPVPGDIPSPTERPSGCPFHTRCSETVAGLCDRTAPDEISPAPGRAVRCWLHTEQGRSAA, from the coding sequence ATGCTTACAGTCGAAAACCTGTCGATTTCCTTCCGCACCGACGAAGGTCTGATCACACCGGTACAGGGCGTCAGCTTCTCGGTCGAAAAAGGCAAGACCCTCGGCCTGGTGGGCGAAAGCGGTTCCGGCAAGTCGATCTCCACCAAGGCGCTGATGCGTCTCCTGCCGGGCAGCTCGACACTCTCGCCGGAAACCCGCATCCGCTACACAGCCAAGGACGGTCGCGAGATTAAAATCGATGAGATCAAGCCGGGGGCCCGCGCTCTGCGCAATCTGCGCGGTGGCGAGATCGGCATGATCTTCCAGGAGCCGATGGCGAGTTTCAGCCCGGTCTATACTGTCGGCAACCAGATGATCGAGACCATCCGCCTGCACCGGGGCGTCGGCAAGCGGGAAGCCCGCGAACTGGCTGTCGAAATGCTCGACAAGGTCGGCATCTCCAACGCTCCGGAACGGATCGATCAGTTTCCCCACGAACTGTCCGGCGGCATGCGCCAGCGCGCCATGATCGCGCTCGCCCTGTCGGCGGGTCCGGCACTCCTGATCGCCGACGAGCCGACCACCGCGCTCGACGTCACCATCCAGGCCCAGGTGCTGGAGCTGATGCGCGACCTGCAGCGCGATCTTGGCATGGCGATGATCTTCATCACCCATGATCTCGGCGTCATTGCCCAGATCGCCGACGAGGTGGCGGTGATGTATCTCGGCACCATCGTCGAGCGCGGCCCGACCCGCGACGTGATCCGCGCGCCGCGCCACCCCTATACGCAAGGCCTGCTCAAGGCGATCCCGAGCGTCGACAAGCTCCACGACCGGCTGAGCCCGGTGCCCGGCGATATCCCGAGCCCGACGGAACGCCCGTCCGGCTGTCCGTTCCATACCCGTTGCAGCGAGACAGTGGCCGGCCTGTGCGATCGGACCGCTCCCGATGAGATTTCACCGGCACCCGGGCGCGCGGTGCGCTGCTGGCTGCATACCGAACAAGGAAGGTCCGCCGCATGA
- a CDS encoding nitroreductase — protein sequence MSNFAPRCQEALDFLLRRRSHPSVTMTAPGPSESELADILTVAARVPDHGKLAPWRFVIYRAEQGERIGAKLLEIAVAKEGASLDEARRQQELTRFTRGPLVVGVLSCAAVHPKIPVWEQELSAGAVCMNLVSAATASGYAAQWISEWYAFDEEASRFLGAREGERFAGFIHIGTPTQAPFERPRPELAQICTDWSES from the coding sequence ATGTCGAATTTTGCGCCCCGTTGCCAGGAGGCTCTCGATTTCCTCCTCAGGCGCCGCTCGCATCCTTCCGTCACCATGACGGCTCCCGGACCCTCGGAATCGGAACTGGCGGATATTCTGACCGTTGCGGCCCGTGTGCCGGACCATGGCAAGCTCGCCCCCTGGCGCTTCGTGATCTATCGCGCCGAACAGGGCGAGCGGATTGGCGCGAAGCTCCTGGAAATCGCAGTGGCGAAAGAAGGGGCGTCGCTGGACGAAGCGCGCCGGCAGCAGGAACTGACCCGTTTTACCCGCGGACCGCTGGTGGTCGGTGTCCTGAGTTGTGCGGCCGTCCATCCGAAGATCCCGGTCTGGGAACAGGAATTGTCTGCAGGCGCGGTTTGCATGAACCTCGTCAGCGCCGCGACCGCATCGGGCTATGCCGCCCAGTGGATATCAGAATGGTATGCCTTCGATGAGGAAGCGAGCCGGTTCCTCGGTGCGAGGGAGGGAGAACGCTTTGCCGGCTTCATCCATATCGGGACGCCGACCCAGGCGCCGTTCGAACGCCCGCGCCCGGAACTGGCGCAGATTTGCACTGACTGGTCGGAGAGCTGA
- a CDS encoding ABC transporter ATP-binding protein: MNQDVLIEVKNLEVRFPIRKKKLFSSEVRQLRAVDDVSFDIKRGETVGLVGESGSGKTTVGRAILRAIDPTGGEVIFHSNGKDTDLAHAEGEELRKFRQHMNMVFSEGAVKLSTMTPDRLRLFRSKMSLVFQDPYSSLNPRMTVRDIIAEPLVASGMMKNRDAIDARVRDIAGRCKLNLEHLRRFPHAFSGGQRQRICIARALVSRPDFVVCDESVSALDVSIQAEIVNLLKDLQEEMGVAFLFIAHDLSVVAQMSHRVAVMYVGKFVEYAPTERLFFHPRHPYTHALLSAIPQADPDVEFDPIRLEGEIPNPLNAPSGCRFHSRCPFARERCSKDAPEWREIAPDHHVACHFAEEFDFSRPHS; this comes from the coding sequence ATGAACCAGGATGTTCTGATCGAGGTCAAGAACCTCGAAGTGCGCTTTCCGATCCGCAAGAAGAAGCTGTTCAGCTCGGAGGTCCGGCAGCTGCGGGCGGTCGACGACGTCTCCTTCGACATCAAACGCGGCGAGACCGTCGGTCTGGTCGGCGAGAGCGGTTCCGGCAAGACCACCGTCGGCCGCGCCATCTTGCGGGCGATCGATCCGACCGGCGGAGAGGTCATCTTCCACAGCAACGGCAAGGACACGGACCTCGCCCACGCTGAAGGCGAAGAGCTGCGCAAGTTCCGCCAGCACATGAACATGGTGTTTTCCGAAGGTGCCGTGAAACTGTCCACCATGACGCCGGACCGGTTGCGCCTGTTCCGCTCGAAGATGAGCCTGGTGTTTCAGGACCCCTATTCCTCGCTCAATCCGCGCATGACCGTACGCGATATCATCGCCGAGCCGCTGGTCGCCTCCGGCATGATGAAGAACCGCGATGCCATCGATGCCCGGGTGCGCGACATCGCAGGACGCTGCAAGCTGAACCTTGAACACCTGCGTCGGTTCCCGCATGCCTTTTCCGGTGGCCAGCGCCAGCGCATCTGTATCGCCAGGGCGCTGGTCTCCCGTCCGGATTTCGTCGTCTGCGACGAAAGCGTCTCCGCCCTCGACGTTTCCATCCAGGCGGAGATCGTCAATCTCCTGAAAGACCTTCAGGAGGAAATGGGTGTTGCCTTCCTGTTCATCGCCCATGACCTGTCCGTGGTCGCCCAGATGAGCCACCGGGTCGCGGTGATGTATGTGGGAAAATTCGTCGAATACGCGCCGACGGAACGCTTGTTCTTCCATCCCCGCCATCCCTATACCCACGCCCTGCTGTCCGCGATCCCGCAAGCCGATCCGGATGTGGAATTCGATCCGATCAGGCTGGAAGGCGAGATCCCCAATCCGCTGAACGCCCCCTCCGGATGCCGTTTCCACAGCCGCTGTCCGTTTGCCCGGGAACGCTGTTCTAAAGATGCACCCGAATGGCGTGAGATCGCCCCCGATCATCACGTCGCCTGCCATTTTGCCGAAGAATTCGATTTTTCACGTCCGCACTCCTAA
- a CDS encoding 2-aminoethylphosphonate--pyruvate transaminase, producing MTKEKPALPRPKLGEPYLLTPGPLTTSIETKEAMLRDWGSWDGDFRAMTAEMRTGLVELLGDGKECYDCVPMQGSGTFAVEAMLASFTPKNKKTLILSNGAYGKRAVETMQYLGRPVAVLDKGDYLPPRGDEVARLLAEDPEISHVVVVHCETSSGILNPVEEISEAVAAADRTLLIDSMSAFGAVPLEPGRLRFDAMVSSANKCIEGVPGFGFILAKRSALEAAKGNSHSMSLDVHAQWAHMEKTGQWRFTPPTHVVAAFLEALRAHKAEGGVAGRGARYENNRDVMVAGMRELGFETLLDAQWLSPIIVTFFCPADPAFEFARFYDLMKARGFILYPGKLTVVESFRVGCIGQMDAHVMREVVAAARDVLAEMGVESAAPPAEALIERARLAA from the coding sequence ATGACAAAAGAAAAACCCGCCCTGCCCCGTCCGAAACTCGGAGAACCCTATCTCCTCACCCCCGGTCCGCTGACCACATCGATCGAAACCAAGGAAGCCATGCTGCGCGACTGGGGTAGCTGGGACGGCGATTTCCGCGCCATGACCGCCGAAATGCGCACCGGTCTGGTCGAGCTCCTAGGCGACGGCAAAGAGTGCTATGACTGCGTCCCGATGCAGGGCAGCGGCACCTTTGCCGTGGAAGCCATGCTGGCAAGCTTCACGCCCAAGAACAAAAAGACCCTGATCCTGAGCAACGGCGCCTATGGCAAACGGGCCGTTGAGACCATGCAGTATCTCGGCCGGCCCGTGGCCGTGCTCGACAAGGGCGACTACCTGCCGCCGCGTGGCGATGAAGTCGCAAGGCTCCTGGCCGAAGACCCGGAGATTTCCCACGTGGTCGTCGTCCATTGCGAGACCAGCTCCGGCATTCTCAATCCGGTCGAGGAGATCTCCGAGGCGGTTGCCGCCGCCGACCGCACGCTGCTGATCGATTCCATGTCCGCCTTCGGCGCCGTGCCGCTGGAGCCGGGGAGACTGCGGTTCGACGCCATGGTGTCATCGGCCAACAAGTGCATCGAAGGCGTGCCGGGTTTCGGCTTCATCCTTGCGAAAAGGTCCGCCCTGGAAGCGGCCAAAGGCAACAGCCATTCCATGAGCCTCGATGTCCATGCCCAATGGGCGCATATGGAAAAGACCGGTCAATGGCGCTTTACACCGCCGACCCATGTCGTCGCGGCCTTTCTGGAAGCCCTGCGCGCCCACAAGGCGGAAGGCGGTGTCGCCGGCCGCGGTGCGCGTTACGAAAACAACCGCGATGTCATGGTCGCCGGCATGCGCGAGCTCGGTTTCGAGACCCTGCTTGATGCCCAATGGCTGTCGCCGATCATCGTCACTTTCTTCTGTCCGGCCGATCCGGCATTCGAATTCGCCCGCTTCTACGACCTGATGAAGGCCCGCGGCTTCATTCTCTATCCGGGCAAGCTCACGGTGGTGGAAAGCTTCCGCGTTGGCTGCATCGGCCAGATGGACGCTCATGTCATGCGTGAAGTGGTCGCCGCCGCCCGCGACGTTCTGGCGGAAATGGGCGTGGAAAGTGCCGCCCCGCCGGCCGAAGCCCTGATCGAACGCGCCCGCCTCGCCGCCTAA
- the phnX gene encoding phosphonoacetaldehyde hydrolase — protein MSKFKAVVFDWAGTMIDFGSFAPMGVFVKAFEKFGITASIEQARAPMGAPKWNHIRAMMDDPDIAAQWQKKYGHAPTDADVDKVYEVFVPMNEEVVADYADLVPGAIDVVKYLRKKGIRIGSTTGYTRSIMERVLPVAAKQGYAPDNLICADDLPEGRPGPLGMYQCFVDLVAYPPAAVIKVDDTEPGIAEGVAAGCLTVGLALSGNFAGKTPEELAALSAEEVDALRAHATEKLKEAGADYVIDTVADLPALMDKLETE, from the coding sequence ATGTCCAAGTTCAAGGCCGTCGTGTTCGACTGGGCCGGCACCATGATCGACTTCGGCTCCTTCGCGCCCATGGGCGTCTTCGTGAAGGCGTTCGAGAAATTCGGCATCACCGCCAGCATCGAACAGGCACGCGCGCCGATGGGCGCACCGAAGTGGAACCACATCCGCGCCATGATGGACGATCCGGATATCGCCGCCCAATGGCAGAAAAAATACGGCCATGCGCCGACCGATGCGGACGTGGACAAGGTCTATGAGGTCTTCGTTCCCATGAACGAGGAGGTCGTCGCCGACTATGCGGATCTGGTTCCGGGTGCGATCGATGTGGTCAAGTACCTGCGCAAAAAAGGCATCAGGATCGGTTCCACCACCGGCTACACCCGCTCCATCATGGAGCGTGTCCTGCCGGTCGCCGCAAAACAAGGCTATGCGCCGGACAATCTGATCTGTGCCGACGACCTGCCCGAGGGCCGTCCCGGCCCGCTCGGCATGTATCAGTGTTTCGTCGATCTGGTCGCCTATCCGCCCGCTGCCGTGATCAAGGTGGACGACACCGAGCCCGGCATCGCCGAAGGCGTTGCTGCCGGATGCCTCACCGTCGGGTTGGCCCTTTCGGGCAATTTCGCCGGCAAGACGCCGGAGGAACTGGCAGCCTTGTCGGCAGAGGAAGTGGACGCCTTGCGCGCTCACGCGACGGAAAAACTCAAGGAAGCCGGCGCCGACTACGTCATCGATACGGTTGCCGATCTCCCGGCCCTGATGGATAAACTGGAAACGGAATGA
- a CDS encoding NAD kinase: MTIATPSDKASGNAPEKVEKLYFVASDTPEAQEARGLLAVRYGEVSAEDADVIVALGGDGLMLQTLHRFMGSGKPIYGMNRGSVGFLMNEYREDDLLQRVAEADANPIHPLSMEVVDQSGKISTAQAINEVSLLRQTSQAARLRISIDGRVRLEELICDGIIISTPAGSTAYNLSAHGPILPISSPLLALTPISAFRPRRWRGALLPNHARVDIDILEPEKRPVSASADHREIRDVARVSVHEDGNVEGLIMFDREHGWDERILTEMFRY; this comes from the coding sequence ATGACCATTGCGACGCCTTCGGACAAGGCCTCCGGCAACGCGCCTGAAAAGGTCGAAAAGCTTTATTTCGTCGCCAGCGACACGCCGGAAGCGCAGGAGGCTCGGGGGCTTCTGGCGGTCCGCTACGGCGAAGTCAGCGCCGAAGACGCCGATGTGATCGTCGCGCTCGGCGGCGACGGCCTGATGCTGCAGACGCTCCACAGGTTCATGGGCTCGGGCAAACCGATCTATGGCATGAACCGCGGCTCGGTCGGATTTCTCATGAACGAATACCGTGAGGACGACCTGCTCCAAAGGGTCGCCGAGGCCGACGCCAACCCGATCCACCCGCTGTCGATGGAAGTGGTGGACCAGTCGGGAAAGATCTCCACGGCCCAGGCGATCAACGAGGTCTCCCTGCTCCGCCAGACGTCCCAGGCCGCCCGCTTGCGCATTTCGATCGATGGCCGTGTGCGTCTGGAGGAGCTGATCTGCGACGGCATCATCATCTCCACCCCGGCCGGCAGCACAGCCTATAACCTGTCCGCCCACGGGCCGATCCTGCCGATATCCTCGCCGCTTCTGGCGCTGACCCCAATCAGCGCCTTCCGGCCGAGACGCTGGCGCGGCGCCCTTCTGCCCAATCACGCCCGCGTGGACATCGACATCCTCGAGCCGGAAAAACGCCCCGTGAGCGCATCTGCCGATCACAGGGAAATCAGGGATGTGGCCAGGGTCTCCGTCCACGAGGACGGCAACGTGGAGGGCCTGATCATGTTCGACCGCGAACACGGCTGGGACGAGCGCATCCTGACGGAGATGTTCCGCTATTGA
- a CDS encoding Hpt domain-containing protein, whose product MAEAPLEEEEREILSPPTDLRKKVRVLSKRETKNFDPVKAAEQALERLSGKFDGWMSNETNELTDAYDTIRAEGLTKANLETLYQAVHNMKGQALTLGYPLVGSVASSFCRLLEHVPSPDKLPLSLTEQYVEAIRAMVAEGARDTDNSTGAALADRLSEVTEDYLAQFPSKGEDDELMIG is encoded by the coding sequence ATGGCTGAAGCCCCCCTTGAGGAAGAAGAGCGGGAAATCCTCTCGCCGCCGACGGACCTCCGGAAAAAGGTACGTGTCTTGAGCAAGCGCGAGACAAAAAACTTCGATCCGGTGAAGGCCGCGGAACAGGCTCTTGAACGGCTTTCGGGGAAATTCGACGGCTGGATGAGCAATGAGACAAATGAGCTGACGGACGCCTATGACACGATCCGCGCCGAAGGGCTCACCAAGGCGAACCTGGAAACGCTCTATCAGGCGGTTCACAACATGAAGGGTCAGGCACTCACGCTGGGCTACCCGCTTGTGGGGTCCGTTGCCTCCAGCTTCTGCCGCCTGCTGGAACATGTTCCCAGCCCGGACAAGCTGCCGCTTTCCCTGACCGAACAATATGTCGAAGCGATCCGGGCCATGGTCGCCGAAGGCGCCCGCGACACGGACAACTCGACCGGCGCGGCCCTTGCCGACAGGCTTTCGGAAGTGACCGAAGACTATCTCGCTCAGTTCCCGTCGAAGGGTGAAGACGACGAACTGATGATCGGCTGA
- a CDS encoding flavin reductase family protein produces MFYETSKNDHGLPFNPFKAIVSPRPIGWISSLDKEGRSNLAPYSFFNAVADTPPIVMFSSNGYKDSVSNIDETGEFVCNMVSYDLKDAMNVSSAPLPHGESEFERAGLEMAPSRLVKAPRVAKAYTALECKHLRTIRLQDVDGKDADNWMVLGQVVAVYIDDSVIVDGRMDITRVRPLTRLGYKDYAVTDEVFEMTRPQD; encoded by the coding sequence ATGTTTTATGAAACGTCCAAGAACGATCACGGATTGCCGTTCAATCCTTTCAAGGCGATCGTTTCTCCCCGGCCGATCGGCTGGATTTCCTCCCTGGACAAGGAGGGGCGTTCGAACCTGGCGCCTTACAGCTTCTTCAACGCAGTCGCCGACACACCGCCGATCGTGATGTTTTCGTCGAATGGCTACAAGGACAGCGTGTCCAACATCGATGAGACCGGAGAGTTCGTCTGCAACATGGTGAGCTACGACCTGAAGGATGCCATGAACGTGTCCTCCGCCCCGTTGCCGCACGGCGAGTCGGAATTCGAACGGGCCGGTCTTGAAATGGCACCTTCGCGCCTGGTCAAGGCACCGCGCGTCGCAAAGGCCTACACCGCATTGGAGTGCAAACATCTGAGGACCATTCGCCTGCAGGATGTCGACGGCAAGGACGCCGATAACTGGATGGTGCTGGGCCAGGTGGTCGCGGTTTACATCGATGATAGCGTCATCGTCGATGGCCGTATGGACATTACCCGTGTCCGGCCGCTGACCCGCCTCGGATACAAGGATTATGCGGTCACCGACGAAGTCTTTGAGATGACACGTCCGCAAGACTGA
- a CDS encoding transglycosylase SLT domain-containing protein, producing MRVADSASIASRIEQAFQSASTSTGTSFEYLVKTAARESSFNPQAKASTSSATGLFQFIESTWLETMKQAGPEHGLAKYADQIEQTRSGKYRVSDPDMRQEILDLRKDPAIASVLAGELTQKNAAQLSRKLGRNPTHGELYMAHFLGASGANRLISATQDNADMRADKLFPTQARANRSIFYDQNGSPRTASEVYDAIVSKHDAVTMIASLSGSTAVPTAKPGAGTQVASAQPVPGKGMPENLPESLPENLDEATQRVMNAFRAAETRNPFEALFRNDPASAATGVNTAYTSAFTAVSDSRYTSSASSQVAAQELAAAERQRPLDLTRFLRFNEDDDQKDLLPPA from the coding sequence ATGCGTGTAGCTGACTCCGCCTCGATCGCGTCTCGGATCGAGCAAGCATTTCAGTCCGCGAGTACATCGACAGGTACCTCCTTTGAGTACCTGGTGAAGACGGCGGCACGAGAATCGTCGTTCAATCCGCAGGCCAAGGCCAGCACATCGAGCGCGACCGGGCTTTTCCAGTTCATCGAATCCACCTGGCTTGAGACCATGAAGCAGGCCGGGCCGGAACATGGACTGGCCAAATATGCAGACCAGATCGAGCAAACCAGGAGCGGCAAGTACCGGGTGAGCGATCCGGACATGCGCCAGGAGATTCTCGACCTGCGCAAGGACCCGGCAATCGCCTCTGTTCTGGCCGGGGAACTGACCCAGAAAAATGCTGCTCAACTGAGCCGGAAGCTCGGACGCAACCCGACGCACGGCGAATTGTACATGGCGCATTTCCTTGGGGCATCGGGCGCAAACCGACTGATCAGCGCGACCCAGGACAATGCGGACATGCGCGCCGACAAGCTGTTCCCGACCCAGGCGCGGGCCAACCGGTCGATCTTCTACGATCAGAACGGCTCGCCCCGGACGGCCTCGGAAGTCTATGACGCCATCGTTTCCAAACACGATGCCGTCACCATGATCGCCAGCCTTTCCGGTTCCACCGCAGTCCCGACTGCCAAGCCGGGAGCCGGAACGCAGGTCGCCAGTGCCCAGCCGGTGCCCGGTAAAGGAATGCCGGAAAACCTGCCAGAGAGCCTGCCGGAAAACCTGGATGAGGCGACGCAACGTGTCATGAACGCATTCCGGGCCGCGGAAACGCGGAACCCGTTCGAGGCCCTGTTCCGCAATGATCCCGCTTCGGCGGCGACCGGGGTCAACACCGCCTATACTTCGGCTTTCACGGCCGTTTCCGACAGCCGTTATACCAGCAGCGCATCCTCGCAGGTGGCCGCTCAGGAACTGGCTGCGGCAGAACGGCAGCGCCCGCTGGATCTGACACGTTTCCTGCGCTTCAATGAAGACGACGATCAGAAGGATCTGCTGCCGCCGGCGTGA